A window from Setaria italica strain Yugu1 chromosome VIII, Setaria_italica_v2.0, whole genome shotgun sequence encodes these proteins:
- the LOC101772260 gene encoding uncharacterized protein LOC101772260: protein MSDQTTGHRRQTSPLDDDDLLGEILARVPLQPSSLLRISIVCKRWQRLVSGEWFRHRLCAHHRKAPLLGYFHLSTIFNDVVFNPIMEPPDRIHPRRFLPGRALPAAGQDIELLGCRHGRVVFTNISAITVFVCDPVTGGYARLAVPPEFPKLFINGTVLCAAGEQGHVHGACHSSPFKVVMVSMFTEDRRPMACVYSSDWPVGKYHPA from the coding sequence ATGAGCGACCAGAcgaccggccaccgccgccaaaCCTCGCcgctggacgacgacgacctcctcGGTGAGATCCTCGCCCGCGTGCCCCTGCAGCCCTCCTCGCTCCTCCGCATCTCCATCGTGTGCAAGCGCTGGCAGCGCCTCGTCTCCGGCGAATGGTTCCGCCACCGCTTATGCGCGCACCACCGGAAGGCGCCGCTCCTCGGCTACTTCCACCTCAGCACGATCTTCAACGATGTCGTGTTCAACCCGATCATGGAACCCCCGGACCGCATCCATCCCCGGCGCTTCTTGCCGGGAcgcgccctccccgccgccgggcaGGACATCGAGCTGCTTGGCTGCCGCCACGGACGCGTCGTCTTCACCAACATTTCAGCTATCACCGTCTTCGTCTGCGATCCTGTCACCGGAGGCTATGCCCGGTTGGCCgtcccgccggagtttcccAAATTGTTCATCAACGGGACGGTGCTCTGCGCGGCTGGCGAGCAGGGCCACGTGCACGGCGCCTGCCACTCGAGCCCCTTCAAGGTGGTCATGGTGTCCATGTTCACAGAAGACCGTCGTCCGATGGCCTGTGTCTACTCATCGGACTGGCCTGTGGGGAAATATCATCCGGCATGA
- the LOC101772662 gene encoding BTB/POZ and MATH domain-containing protein 1, whose product MWAALGWAPAASRSIAPPEGTSELVAKAVSGSHVLTVNGYSQTKGVVYGDFITAATFAAAGHRWSILYYPNGNSYDNSDCISLYLKIDPSTCGPDVVKARFRFSLLGENGEPVPGYSKSSEFFATMIEKRGIDRFIKSFTLELSGCIIDDCFSVRCDITVLKVIHKDKGVAAERFVVVPPSNIDKDLGHLLSSGKGADITFVVDGETFAAHRNILVARSPVFMAEFFSPMKEKAAECVRIDDMEARVFEALLHFVYTDSLPEIDQGAAMVMAQHLLVAADRYSLERLKLICEDKLCNYIDTTTVGTILTLAEQHGRHGLKKACFQFLMSGNNLNAAIGTDAFDHLTNSCPSVLKELLAKVTI is encoded by the coding sequence ATGTGGGCTGCCCTAGGCTGGGCACCTGCCGCCAGTCGTAGCATCGCCCCGCCGGAGGGCACGTCGGAGTTGGTCGCCAAGGCAGTCTCCGGATCACACGTGCTCACCGTCAATGGCTACTCCCAGACCAAGGGAGTCGTCTATGGCGACTTCATCACTGCCGCcacgttcgccgccgccggccatcgctgGTCCATCCTCTACTACCCTAATGGCAATTCCTACGATAACAGTGATTGCATATCCTTGTATCTCAAGATCGATCCCAGTACCTGTGGTCCGGACGTCGTCAAGGCACGGTTCAGGTTCAGCTTGCTTGGCGAGAACGGAGAACCGGTGCCAGGGTACAGCAAGAGCAGCGAGTTCTTCGCTACCATGATCGAGAAAAGAGGCATCGACAGGTTTATTAAGAGCTTCACATTGGAGCTTTCCGGCTGCATTATAGATGACTGTTTCAGCGTCAGGTGCGACATCACCGTCTTGAAGGTGATCCATAAAGACAAAGGTGTGGCCGCCGAGAGGTTCGTTGTTGTGCCGCCGTCCAACATTGATAAGGATCTTGGCCATCTCCTATCCAGTGGAAAGGGGGCAGACATCACGTTTGTGGTCGATGGCGAGACGTTTGCGGCGCACAGGAACATACTGGTGGCTCGGTCGCCGGTCTTTATGGCAGAGTTCTTCAGCCCGATGAAGGAGAAGGCCGCGGAGTGTGTTCGCATCGACGACATGGAAGCCAGAGTTTTCGAGGCCTTGCTACACTTTGTGTACACTGACTCCCTGCCTGAGATAGACCAGGGTGCAGCCATGGTCATGGCGCAGCATTTACTCGTGGCGGCAGACAGATACAGTCTAGAGAGGCTAAAGCTGATATGTGAAGACAAGCTTTGTAACTACATTGATACAACCACTGTTGGAACAATACTGACGTTGGCCGAGCAACATGGGCGTCACGGCCTTAAGAAGGCGTGCTTTCAGTTTCTCATGTCTGGTAACAACCTGAATGCAGCCATAGGGACTGATGCCTTTGACCACTTGACGAATAGTTGTCCATCCGTCCTCAAGGAGTTGCTTGCAAAGGTCACTATCTGA
- the LOC101773472 gene encoding BTB/POZ and MATH domain-containing protein 2, giving the protein MSSSAVFSGRAQSASSIVAAAAEGSHVLTIDGYSRTKGLGNGKFIKSGTFYVGGHRWFIKYYPDGEDYENSDWISIFLSFDSSDSTEVKARFGFSLLDHVGEPVPSYNNVSEGIRAFGSKNRSRGYPKFIKTKDLEESTYLKDDRFRVRCDVTVLKDEMEIRTEYSSPFVTVPPSDVNTHLGHLLSSGVEADVTFQVGEETFAAHRLLLGARSSVFMAELFGPMKEKHTSHIKIDDMEPRVFKAMLHYIYTDSLPEMEKDGIFVMSQHLLVAADRYGLDRLKLICEDKLCNYISTGTAATTLALAEQHGCKGLKEACFKFLRSPGNLKTIMDSDGFKHLTASCPSLLSELLANVAP; this is encoded by the coding sequence ATGTCGAGCTCTGCCGTCTTCAGCGGCAGGGCACAGAGCGCGTCCTCCAtcgtcgccgcggccgcggaggggTCACACGTGCTCACCATCGATGGGTACTCCCGGACCAAGGGACTCGGCAACGGCAAGTTCATCAAATCCGGTACGTTCTACGTGGGAGGCCATCGCTGGTTTATCAAGTACTACCCCGATGGTGAGGACTATGAGAACTCCGATTGGATATCCATTTTTCTCTCGTTTGATAGTTCCGATAGCACGGAGGTGAAGGCAAGATTCGGATTCAGTTTACTCGACCATGTGGGCGAACCAGTGCCATCATACAACAACGTTTCAGAAGGCATACGTGCCTTCGGCTCCAAAAACAGGTCACGGGGATACCCAAAATTCATCAAAACAAAGGACTTGGAAGAATCAACCTATCTGAAGGATGACCGATTCAGAGTCAGGTGTGATGTCACCGTCTTAAAGGACGAGATGGAGATTCGCACTGAGTACAGCTCGCCGTTCGTCACTGTGCCACCATCGGACGTGAACACGCATCTAGGCCATCTCCTCTCGTCCGGTGTGGAAGCAGATGTCACGTTTCAGGTCGGCGAGGAGACATTCGCCGCACACAGGCTCCTGCTCGGAGCACGGTCCTCCGTCTTCATGGCGGAACTCTTCGGTCCGATGAAGGAGAAGCACACAAGCCACATCAAGATCGATGACATGGAGCCGAGAGTGTTCAAGGCCATGCTCCACTACATCTACACCGACTCGCTGCCTGAGATGGAGAAGGATGGTATATTTGTAATGTCTCAGCATTTGCTTGTTGCAGCTGATAGGTATGGCCTAGACAGGCTGAAGCTCATCTGCGAGGACAAGCTTTGCAACTACATCAGCACTGGCACGGCGGCGACTACGTTGGCGCTTGCAGAGCAGCATGGCTGCAAGGGGCTGAAAGAGGCGTGCTTCAAGTTTCTCAGGTCTCCCGGCAATCTGAAGACGATCATGGACAGCGATGGGTTCAAGCATCTGACAGCCAGTTGCCCCTCTCTGCTCAGTGAGCTGCTCGCCAACGTTGCTCCCTGA